The DNA sequence AGACACGGATTTACACGGATTGACACTGTTTTTGATAGATTTAGATTCCTGCTTTCGCAGGAATAACAGACCGAAGTGCCTTTTTACGGCTTCTGTCATTCCGCACTTGATGCGGAATCTATTAACTTATTGACATTGACCGGCAGGCAGGTTAGACACTTTATAAAACTTTTATTGTGAACAAAAAAATCCTTCATCTTGCACTTCCAAATATTGTAAGTAATATAACTATACCATTGCTCGGAATGGTTGACCTTGCAATTATGGGGCATCTTGATTCTGCAATTTATGTTGGTGCAATTGCTCTTGGAAGTATGATATTTAATTTTTTATACTGGGGTTTTGCATTTTTGCGAATGGGAACAAGCGGATTTGTTGCACAAGCATACGGAAAAAAAGATTTAAGACAAAGCATGATCTTTTTATCTCAGGCTCTTTTTATAGCTCTTATTGGTAGTCTTTTACTATTAATTTTTCACAGACCAATTGAAAAAATATGTTTTTATTTAATTAATGGAAGCCCTGAAGTTGAAAATCTTGCAATTGAATATTTCAGGATAAGAATTTGGGCTGCTCCGGCATCAATAGGGCTTTATGCATTAACAGGCTGGTTTATAGGTATGCAAAACACTAAAATCCCCATGATAATTGCAATTTTGGTAAATATTGTAAATATCATCCTGAACCTGATATTTGTGTTTGTTTTTGATATGAAAGCAAACGGGGTAGCACTTGGCACAGTTATTTCGCAATATATTGGAATTATAACAGGTATTTTGCTATTATTTTTATATTACGGGAAATTATTAAAATACTGGAGTAATAAAGCTATTTTACAAATAAATACTTTGAAAAAATTTCTAAATGTCAATTTTGATATATTTATACGGACTTTATGTTTGATTTTTGTTTTTTCATTTTTTACAACTCAATCTGCTAATACAAGTAATGCTATTTTAGCAATAAATACATTGTTGCTGCAATTTTTATTCATTTTCTCCTATTTTATAGATGGATTTGGTTATGCAGCCGAAGCTTTAACAGGAAAATATATTGGTGCCGGAGATAAATTACAGTTAAAAAAAGTAATCAGGCAACTGTTTAAATGGGGTATTGGATTAAGTATTCCTTTCACTGTTCTTTATGTTATTTCAGGCAAAAATTTGCTTTATATTCTTACTGACAATTTATCAATTATTGAACAATCTTCGGAATACCTTATATGGATAGGTATTGTTCCAATAGTTTCTTTTGTAGCTTTTATATGGGACGGAATTTATATTGGAGCCACTGCATCAAAAGCAATGCGGAATACGATGCTTTTTTCAACAATAGTAGTTTTTTTGCCTACTTATTATTTTCTTAATGAACAATTGGGAAACCATAGTTTATGGTTAGGATTAATACTATTTATGGCAAGTAGAAGTATTTTTCAAACATATTTGTATGTAAAACTCAAATTAAGCAATTTGAAATAATGTATTGCTCAATAATTACGAAAATGTAAATAATTCACAATATTACTTGTTTGGGTGGTAATTACAATTACAATTTTTGCTAAATTTTAAATACATTCAAAAGAAAATTAACAAATCCACTTGATTTATTGTACCTAATTAGATACCTTTGTAAAAAATGAATTTAGAATGCCAACAATTGATACGATTGACGGAATTAAAATAAATGTTTATAATGGAGAGCACAGACCACCACATATACATGCTGTTTATAATGAGTTTGAGATACTAATCCTTATTGAAAATAGTGAGATTTATGCAGGTGATTTACCAAACAAACAATTAAAAAAAGTATTTGATTGGTTGGCAGGAAATTCAGATTGGGCATTAGAAGTTTTTTATCAATTAAATCCGGAATTACTATGAGATGGAAAATAAAAATACCAAGGATTTTAAAAATAAATTGGATTAAAGAATTATCAATATCTGTTGTTTTTAATAATGGAGAATCAAGAATTATTGATTTTAGAAAAGTATTAGAAAAACTCGACTTGGACGAGAATTCGCCAGTTTCAATTCTTTACAAATCAGAAGAATTTATGAAAGTTGAGTTACAAAACAATACGCTTTCATGGAATAATGTTGAACAATTCATAAGATTACGAAATAAAGAAAAAATGCGAGTTCCTTTTGAAATCGGAGCAGATATTTTATTAAGATATAGCCGACCTGAAAAATCTGATTTGGCATTAAAAATCGGAAGACTAATTAAGGAAGCAAGATTAAAAACAGGTTTAACTCAACAAGAATTAGCCGTAATGAGCGGAACGACAAGAAATTATATTTCTCGAATAGAAAATGACAGGTCAGATATTGAACTGGCAACATTACGAAAGATAATAGAAACGGGACTAGGAAAACATTTGGACATTAGGATAAGATAACTACCATCAATAAATAGGCTTTAAACTTAATCGGCTTGAAATCATTTTTAATCTTTGATATCTTTTTGATAATCTCTTGCATAATAGTATCTCAATTTTCTTACACTTACAGCCAACAATTTATATCTTACCTGTGAGAGAAAAGAAATTTTTTATTTAGGGCAATTCGGTATTACATATTTATTAATCAACAATTACAATTTCTCCTGTATCAATAGAACCTTTCTTATTAGTTATTTTATAGATATAAACCCCATTATCTAAAGAATTTCTGCAAAAAATGAATTTTTCCTGATTTATTTGTCCTGATGAAAATACTAATTTGCCCGATAAATCATATAATTCAAACGTATAAGGTAATATTGATGTATCACTAATAACAATTTTTGTATTCAAACTAAATGGATTTGGAAAAATAGAAACCGAAGATTTATTAATTATCTTATCGTTAATCATTGTTGGTGGAGAAAAAAAATCATTCAAATTATATGTTACAGGTTCGTTATTATAAGCTGATGAAGAGTTTCCGTCATGAACTGTTATTTTTAAAGTATTATTATCAGGGATAAACTGCATGAATTGTATATTACCACTTCCTGCATTTGAATAATTTTTCATTATATTCCAGTTCTGTTGAGCAGAGATATTTGTTCCATCATCAATTGCCGAAACAATTGCATTATACCTTTCACAATAATGGAGTTCGTCATTCCTTTTTATTTCATAATTAGCTGCGTATAAATTATCACCCGGAATATTATCTGAATAATCATTACTTCTGAAAGTTAAAAATGGTTGTTCGGGAGCAATTTCAGCAACAAGAGCAACAAGGCTGTCAATATCTGTTGTTGAGCCAATAGAAGTTACTATATAACCATCGGCATATCCGTTAGTATTAACTGAAAGTGCATCTCTAATGTCAAGTACATTATTAATTTCATCATTATTAAAATCCTTTTTTTCCAATCCGTTTCTCATTGCAAACCATATTGGTTCATATCCATTATTTAAATCGGCTGTTCCATGATAGTTGTCGCTTAAAACATGCTGAAATGCTGAAATTCCACTACTATTAAGTCCTGATAATACCGACATTTGTCCTGCAAAGCTTATCAGCAACCATGGTTGTTCATCACTTTCAGAAGGAATATGAATTACAATTACCTGATTTTTTGTCAGATAAGTATTGGGAGTCCAGTCGAGATGCCTTGAAATTATTGATTTTCCTTCTGTATCAGTTCCGTATGTAGCATCACCCCAAGTCATAAAACTTGAACAGCCATTTGATATTTTAATATTGTTAAAAATACCTCCTAAACCTATAATATCAAGGAAAGAATTTGCTACTAACACATCAAGATAATCCCTGTCAGATTCAATGCCCGCAGAATCCATTCCTGCAACAATAGCTTTTGCTTCATTAATATATTTCTCGCTGATAGATAGGCTTTGCCCTTCCTGAATAATAGCTTTTGCAT is a window from the Bacteroidales bacterium genome containing:
- a CDS encoding MATE family efflux transporter, translated to MNKKILHLALPNIVSNITIPLLGMVDLAIMGHLDSAIYVGAIALGSMIFNFLYWGFAFLRMGTSGFVAQAYGKKDLRQSMIFLSQALFIALIGSLLLLIFHRPIEKICFYLINGSPEVENLAIEYFRIRIWAAPASIGLYALTGWFIGMQNTKIPMIIAILVNIVNIILNLIFVFVFDMKANGVALGTVISQYIGIITGILLLFLYYGKLLKYWSNKAILQINTLKKFLNVNFDIFIRTLCLIFVFSFFTTQSANTSNAILAINTLLLQFLFIFSYFIDGFGYAAEALTGKYIGAGDKLQLKKVIRQLFKWGIGLSIPFTVLYVISGKNLLYILTDNLSIIEQSSEYLIWIGIVPIVSFVAFIWDGIYIGATASKAMRNTMLFSTIVVFLPTYYFLNEQLGNHSLWLGLILFMASRSIFQTYLYVKLKLSNLK
- a CDS encoding DUF4160 domain-containing protein; the protein is MPTIDTIDGIKINVYNGEHRPPHIHAVYNEFEILILIENSEIYAGDLPNKQLKKVFDWLAGNSDWALEVFYQLNPELL
- a CDS encoding helix-turn-helix transcriptional regulator, whose protein sequence is MRWKIKIPRILKINWIKELSISVVFNNGESRIIDFRKVLEKLDLDENSPVSILYKSEEFMKVELQNNTLSWNNVEQFIRLRNKEKMRVPFEIGADILLRYSRPEKSDLALKIGRLIKEARLKTGLTQQELAVMSGTTRNYISRIENDRSDIELATLRKIIETGLGKHLDIRIR
- a CDS encoding T9SS type A sorting domain-containing protein — encoded protein: MKRLTYFFLIFFFVFQNIYSQNVNGEIISDTNNLTVVKIWGTHEERGFAYGYLLGDKIIDVYEGYIAPSFGILLENAKAIIQEGQSLSISEKYINEAKAIVAGMDSAGIESDRDYLDVLVANSFLDIIGLGGIFNNIKISNGCSSFMTWGDATYGTDTEGKSIISRHLDWTPNTYLTKNQVIVIHIPSESDEQPWLLISFAGQMSVLSGLNSSGISAFQHVLSDNYHGTADLNNGYEPIWFAMRNGLEKKDFNNDEINNVLDIRDALSVNTNGYADGYIVTSIGSTTDIDSLVALVAEIAPEQPFLTFRSNDYSDNIPGDNLYAANYEIKRNDELHYCERYNAIVSAIDDGTNISAQQNWNIMKNYSNAGSGNIQFMQFIPDNNTLKITVHDGNSSSAYNNEPVTYNLNDFFSPPTMINDKIINKSSVSIFPNPFSLNTKIVISDTSILPYTFELYDLSGKLVFSSGQINQEKFIFCRNSLDNGVYIYKITNKKGSIDTGEIVIVD